The genome window GATTGAACTAGCAATACATTTGAAGCTTCTGGTGTGAAGTTTAATGTGGCTGCTAGTTGCCCTCCTACTATGAATCTTGTTTGACTTATGCATAGAATAAGTGGGGTACAAGACCTCTCCTTGGTTTTGAGGAGTAAATGTTTGACTTACGCCGGgacctgatttttttttttccaatttaacCAATTTCATAAAAAGTCCTCTTTTTGGGATTAACTACTGGTCATTTTTATCCCTGTAAAATAGGAAAGTAGGAATCTTTTACTTAGGTCTATTTGATTGTTTGTGATCTTTTCTGTGACTTTTGTTATGAATGTGAAACTCTTGTTAGAAGTTATGAGATGAGTATGCAATTTGTGTTTGTTTTAGCACTTGTATGTTTTGAAGTTTTATTGTTGTGGGAACGGGGTCCTATATCTCAGTAGGGACTTTCAGAGTTTATATTACTGTTTGCGAGTTATATGCATGGAGTAGAATATGTAGTTGCAGAAAAGTGTCTTGCTCACTGATGGGTTTTAGTATTTCTACATGCATTGTTTCTGCATTACATTAATATTATTATTCAAAGTAATCAAAAGCTTTTGGAAAAGACTTGCAAGCATCCTGGGGTTTTGGGTTTATATCAATCATTTATATTATGCTGATTCAGTTTGCTTGCTTTGATACAGCAAGATAATGCCTGTAGAAGAGATTCTTACCATTAACATCAAACCTGGCTGGAAGAAAGGAACGAAGATCACCTTCCCAGACAAAGGAAATGAGCTGCCAGGTGTAGCACCTGCAGATCTTGTGTTCATCATAGATGAGAAACCTCACAGGGTGTTTACGCGTGAGGGGAATGACTTGATTGTTACCCAAAAGGTCTCTCTCACTGAAGCATTGACAGGTTATACAGCCCATCTTACTACTCTGGATGGTAGGAATCTAACAATTCCCGTCACCAGTGTGATTCACCCAACTTATGAAGAAGTAGTTCGAGGTGAAGGCATGCCGCTTCCAAAAGATCCATCAAAGAAGGGAAACTTGAGAATTAAGTTTGACATCAAGTTTCCTGCTAGGCTGACTGCGAGTCAGAAGGCTGGTATAAAGGAACTTTTGGGTTCTTGAGATTGTAACCTGGGTTTTTTTGCTGTTGTTTGGAGTAGTACTTTGTGTATATTTTTCAGAGCCTTCACATCTTTGGTGAAGATCGGGGTAGCAAGAACATTTATTTTCATTTAGTGCATTTGTGTTCTCTAGAGAATAATACTGCTCGGCACAAAGCTTTAATTTATACATCTCTACTGGTTGTTTGAAAGTGTTATAGGTAATATATGCAAAAGATGAAAACACAAGGTTTTTGCAGTGTCTGAAGGGGCAGTTCAAGATTTTGGTGCTTGCGATTTACTTCTGTTTGCTGATTGAATATTGCAATGGGTAGAGTATAATCTTCTTGAATATGCTGTTCTGAATGTGTACAGCTATGGAATAAATAACACTGAACAAAGTGCAGGACTCAttttgcataaaaaaaaaaatctgtgtAATCACCTTGATCCCTGTCTTCTTGGAGCTTAAAACTTGCCCTTGGATCAAACAGGCGGGCTACAAGCTAAGGGATTCTTTGCATGGACAAGGAACAAAGATGAAAACGTGAGTGAGAGTAGGCACTTAATAATGACCGAGATTCATTGATCGCCTCGCCGGCTTGGAAATTGGAATTATTTAGCGTTACTCATAGCTTGTGCTTGTAGACGAAAGTCGTTCAGCTTTGCTATTTGTTTTGGTTTTTCATTCTTTGCCCTTTTCAGTTGACTCTCCTGTTATCTAAATTGCTAAACTAAAAGTTGAGGACCAACATTTACTATGGCCTACCAATCAGCATCCCGTGTTGAAGGGTACTCTCACTGTCTTGCCTGCTTGAAAAGTTATATGGAGTTGCTACAAAGTAAAAAGGGTATGTCAATAATGTCACCCTATTGCAGTATctgttgttttttctttcttttttaaaaggTCTCCTGGTCTTGACAAAAGAATCTATATAACGTTTGGTCTTTGCTGGTTCTTTCACAATGGAACTTCAACATCGATCCTTCAGCTTTTCCTATGAAGAAGGCTGATTAATTACAAAATCCATGTAAGCATTGACAAACATTAGACATCCACTTTATTCCTTATCAGTAGTTGCAGTGAATTTACCGGAATATATTTCATAAATTCTCATAAGATCCACAGAGCTCAAAGTGTATAAATTTCCTGGTAAAGCACTTGGAAGGACGTTCCTTATCTCCTCACTTCTTTCTTCCACAGCAGCAGCTTCTCTGAGCTTTCCCTCCTTCCACAGACTCCTGACAAGTAACTCCTTTGTGATAGCATCAGGAATTAAGCTTGAGTTCATCATATCCTCAAATATCCTCATTGCGAGCGCAGCTCTTTCACATTTGCAATATGCGCGAATAAGGACTGTGTACATATGAGCATCTGGCTCCAGGCCACTTTGCCTCACCATCCCAAAAAGTCTCTGCACTGTTTTAACATCTCCATGGAGTGCAAAATGATGCATCAATCCAGAAAATGTCTGGATTTCTGGAAATATCCCAACTAAAATCATCTCTTCAAGTATGTCCAAGGCTTCGTTATTCATCTTACACTTGGTCAAGGTCCTTAACGTAGATGTATACAAAATTAACATGCTGCTCTTGGATATGGGACCACAAATTGTTTTAACACCTTGAAGAATCTTAAGAGCAGCATCACcttttccagaaattccataAAAATTTATAATCAATTTGACTGTGCTGAATGACAACCTCATGCCCTCCCTTTCTAATTTAGACAACAGCTGATCAACCAATTTGACACATCCTTGGCGGGCTAATTTGGCAACCATCCTTGATGTTGTATAAATATCATGTCTAAATCCTGGTTGATAAGCTACCCAGCAGAAGAACTGCCATGCTGTTTCAGCTGACTTGAAATTTCTGATCATTTTGCAAACTAACCGTGTTGTCCATATAATGTTTGCATCCTCTAAAGTTGACACCTCTTCAGGTCTCCACTGCTGCAAGGCACTAGCCAAAGCTGCAGGATCTAACCATGGTTTCAACTGCATTTGATCAACAGCACGACCATCAACATGGTTAGCATCTTCATCCTCATCTTCCATGTCATCCTCACTGCCATCCAAAGCATAAGCTACAGTTTTAATCCTCTCGTCCGGTAACATTTCCCTCAATAATTCTTTTGTCTCCTCGACGTAGCCTGCTTCCTGCAGTCGCTGCAACGAGTTCTGCATAGCTCGACCAGGCAATATACCATCAATTCGCATCTCATCAAGCAAAGTCTTCACCAAGTCTATTTGATCATTTTGACATAATGCTGCAACCAAAACGGAATACTGCTTCAAACTGCGTTTAATTCTCATCTGTGGCAACATTTGGAAAACCTGAAATGCTGAACCCAAGTGCCCTGAACCGAGAAGATGCTCAATGATGACTGTGTACGTTCTACAATTAGGAAGCGCCCCTTCATCAATCATCCTACGGAATACTGTCACCGCTTCAGTATCACTGCCATTCTTAGCAAAAAGGCCCATCACAATGTTGTAAGACTCAGAACAAGGACGCTTCTGTGAGGTCCGCCACTCATCCCACACGCTAGCAACCTCGTCAAGATCTCCAGCAAGAGCAAACCAACGCATCCGGTCCATAAAGCTGACACGCGCAACATTTGTAAACTTGCCAGCATTGATGGCATTGATCAGGGTTCTGAGTTTACCAGTTTGGCCAGATTTTGCAAGTATTTTGGCTAATGTATGAAGTGTTTGCTGATTATGCGAGAAATTTGAAACAGTCTTAAGTACTTCAACCAAGGAAAGAGCAGATTCAGGGGAAGGAGCTGATCTTAGTGCATTGTTGACTACAAAAGAGTCTAGAGCAGGACTATGCAAAATGGAAACAAGGGACGATTCTGGTGAACTTGACCGAAGACTAAGCCTTATCGAATCAATGAGCCTGGCCCTTTGGAGGTACAAGCTGACCTTATCCACATTTGGGCTACTTGAAAAATGGCAAACTTGCAGA of Coffea arabica cultivar ET-39 chromosome 5c, Coffea Arabica ET-39 HiFi, whole genome shotgun sequence contains these proteins:
- the LOC113690137 gene encoding pentatricopeptide repeat-containing protein At5g66631; this translates as MKLSRFNHITCLLRNLALQVCHFSSSPNVDKVSLYLQRARLIDSIRLSLRSSSPESSLVSILHSPALDSFVVNNALRSAPSPESALSLVEVLKTVSNFSHNQQTLHTLAKILAKSGQTGKLRTLINAINAGKFTNVARVSFMDRMRWFALAGDLDEVASVWDEWRTSQKRPCSESYNIVMGLFAKNGSDTEAVTVFRRMIDEGALPNCRTYTVIIEHLLGSGHLGSAFQVFQMLPQMRIKRSLKQYSVLVAALCQNDQIDLVKTLLDEMRIDGILPGRAMQNSLQRLQEAGYVEETKELLREMLPDERIKTVAYALDGSEDDMEDEDEDANHVDGRAVDQMQLKPWLDPAALASALQQWRPEEVSTLEDANIIWTTRLVCKMIRNFKSAETAWQFFCWVAYQPGFRHDIYTTSRMVAKLARQGCVKLVDQLLSKLEREGMRLSFSTVKLIINFYGISGKGDAALKILQGVKTICGPISKSSMLILYTSTLRTLTKCKMNNEALDILEEMILVGIFPEIQTFSGLMHHFALHGDVKTVQRLFGMVRQSGLEPDAHMYTVLIRAYCKCERAALAMRIFEDMMNSSLIPDAITKELLVRSLWKEGKLREAAAVEERSEEIRNVLPSALPGNLYTLSSVDLMRIYEIYSGKFTATTDKE